CCCCGGCACCGCCATCAGCGCCTTCTCGTCGCCGGTGGCCACCGCCAGGCGCAGCGCGTCCGGGCTGTGCACGCCGAGCATGGCCTGGGCCAGCCGGGGGCCGACGCCGCTGGCGTTCTGCAGCAGCTCGAAGGTGGCCCGCTCATCCTCGTCGGCGAAGCCGTAGAGGGTGAGGGAGTCCTCGCGGACCACGAGCGAGGTGGCGAGCCGGGCCGGCCCGCCGAGCCGCAGCGCGGCGAGCGTGGTGGGGGTGCACTGGAGGGCGAGGCCGACGCCGCCGACCTCGACCACGGCGCTGCCCGTGGAGAGGGCCGCGACCTGGCCCTGGACGAACGCGATCACGGGCGGTGCTCCTGTCGGACGGCGGGGCGGGCGGCGGCCCGGACGACGGCGGCGGCGGCGGAGCGCGCGGGCGGGGCCTTGGCCACCGCGGCGGCGATCCGGCCGGCGGCGGCGCCGCGCCAGATGTGGCAGATGGCGAGCGCCAGGGCGTCGGCGGCGTCGGCGGGCTTGGGCGGGGCGTCGAGCCGCAGCAGGCGGGTGACCATGGCGGTGACCTGGGCCTTGTCGGCCCGGCCGGAGCCGGTGACGGCCGCCTTGACCTCGCTGGGGGTGTGCAGGGTGACCGGGATGCCGCGCCTGGTCGCGCAGAGCATGGCGACCGCGCTGGCCTGGGCGGTGCCCATCACGGTGCGGACGTTGTGCTGGGCGAAGACCCGCTCGACGGCGACCATGTCCGGCCGGTACTCCTCCAGCCAGGCTTCTATGCCCTGCTCGACGAGCAGCAGCCGGGGCCCGATCTCGGCGTCGGCCGGGGTACGCACCACACCGACGCCGGCCATCTTCAGCGGGCGGCCCGGCGCGCCGTCGACCACGCCGACCCCGCACCTGGTCAGCCCGGGGTCCACTCCCAGTACCCGCACGTCGCGCCCGCCTCTCCAAGACCACCCGAAGGGTATCGGGCACCGCTGACAACGAACCGGCCGAACACACCCGGGGCCGGGCGGGACGCACCGCGCCCGGTGGTCCCACGGACCACCGGGCGCGGTGAGCGGGGCGTCGGGGCCCTACTCGGCGTCGAGCTCGGCGCCCACGGCGTCCGAGATGTCGAAGTTGGCGAAGACGTTCTGCACGTCGTCGCTGTCCTCCAGCGCGTCGATCAGCTTGAAGATCTTGCGGGCGCCGTCGGCGTCCAGCTCGACCTGCACGCTGGGCACGAAGTTGGCGTCGGCCGAGTCGTAGTCGATCCCGGCGTCCACCAGCGCGGTGCGGACCGCGACCATGTCGGTCGCCGCGCTGATCACCTCGTAGGTGTCACCGAGGTCGTTGACCTCCTCGGCGCCGACCTCCAGGACGACCTCGAAGACCTTGTCCTCGTCCACGCCGTCGGCCTTGGGGACGATGATGACGCCCTTGCGGGTGAACATGTACGACACCGAGCCCGGGTCGGCCATGTTGCCGCCGTTGCGGGTCATCGCCACGCGCACGTCGGAGGCGGCGCGGTTGCGGTTGTCGGTGAGGCACTCGATCAGCACGGCGACACCGTTGGGACCGTAGCCCTCGTACATGATGGTCGAGTAGTCGGCCCCGCCGGCCTCGGCACCGTCGCCGCGCTTGACGGCGCGGTTGATGTTGTCGATCGGGACCGAGCTCTTCTTCGCCTTCTGGATGGCGTCGTACAGCGTCGGGTTGCCGGCCGGGTCGCTGCCGCCGGTGCGCGCCGCCACCTCGATGTTCTTGATCATCTTGGCGAAGAGCTTGCCGCGCTTGGCGTCGATCACGGCCTTCTTGTGCTTGGTGGTAGCCCACTTAGAGTGGCCGGACATCGCCAGCTCCTTTACGTCGCCAAAAGGGAAATGAACAGGAGAGATCTTACCGGTGCCGCAGTGCGGCGGGGGCACCGGTTCAGCGCGCGGCGGCTTCGACCATCCGCACGAAGTACTCGTGCACCCGGTGGTCGCCGGTCAGCTCGGGGTGGAACGAGGTTGCCAGCAGGTTTCCCTGACGGACCGCCACGATCCGGCTCTCCGGACCGTCCGCCGCCGACAGCTCCGCCAGCACCTCGACGCCCGCGCCCACGGCCTCGACCCAGGGGGCGCGGATGAAGACACCGTGCACGGCCTCGCCGGCCGGGCCCTGGCCCTCGATGCCCTTGAAGGCGACCGCGGACTCGAAGGACTCGTTCTGGCGGCCGAAGGCGTTGCGCCGCACCGTCATGTCGATGCCGCCGACCGTCTCCTGGTCGTCCCGGCCGTCGAGGATCTTGTCGGCCAGCATGATCATGCCCGCGCAGGAGCCGTAGACGGGCATCCCGGCCGCGACCCGCTCGCGCAGCGGCGCCATCATGCCGAAGGCGAGCGCCAGCTTGGACATGGTGGTGGACTCGCCACCGGGGATCACCAGCGCGTCGACCTCGGCGAGCTCCTCGGGGCGGCGCACCGGGCGCGCCAGCGCGTCGGCCTCGGCAAGTGCGATCAGGTGCTCGCGGACGTCGCCCTGCAGGGCCAGGACGCCGATGACTGGAGTACGGCTCGACACGGTTGCTACCTCTTCAGAATTCTCGTACGGACGACGCACGACGGCCCGCCGCGCTCCGTGAATCCGCGCGGCGGGCCGTCGGGCAGGGACTACCAGCCGCGGTTGGCGTACCGCTCGGCCTCGGGCAGGGTGTCGCAGTTGATGCCGACCATGGCCTCGCCCAGGCCGCGCGAGACGTCCGCGATGACCTTCGGGTCGTCGAAGAAGGTGGTGGCCTTCACGACGGCGGCGGCACGCTTGGCCGGGTCGCCGGACTTGAAGATGCCGGAGCCGACGAAGACGCCCTCGGCACCGAGCTGCATCATCAGGGCCGCGTCGGCCGGGGTGGCCACGCCACCGGCGGAGAACAGCACGACCGGGAGCTTGCCCAGCTGCGCGACCTCCTTGACCAGCTCGTACGGCGCCTGCAGGTTCTTGGCGGCGACGAAGAGCTCGGTCTCGTCGAGGGTGGTGAGGCGCTTGATGTCGGCGCGGATCTGGCGCATGTGGCGGACGGCCTCGACCACGTTGCCGGTGCCGGCCTCGCCCTTGGAGCGGATCATGGCCGCGCCCTCGGCGATGCGGCGCAGGGCCTCGCCCAGGTTGGTGGCGCCACAGACGAAGGGGGTGGTGAACGCCCACTTGTCGGAGTGGTTGACCTCGTCGGCCGGGGTCAGCACCTCGGACTCGTCGATGTAGTCCACGCCGAGCGCCTGCAGGACCTGGGCCTCGACGAAGTGGCCGATCCGGGACTTGGCCATCACCGGGATGGAAACGGCGTTGATGATGCCGTCGATCATGTCCGGGTCGGACATCCGGGCCACGCCGCCGTCCTTGCGGATGTCGGCGGGGACCCGCTCCAGGGCCATGACGGCCACGGCGCCGGCGTCTTCAGCGATCTTCGCCTGCTCGGCGTTGACCACATCCATGATCACACCGCCCTTGAGCTGCTCGGCCATGCCGCGCTTGACCCGGGCGGTACCGATCTGCGGCTGGTCTGCGGTGATGGGGGTGGTGGACACGTGAGACCTCACTCGAAGATGAAAGTGCTATCGCCTTATGTTAGGCGGACATGGACTCAGCCCCATGCGCCACCAAGTCCATCCAGGCTTCCGGGATACGACAAACAGGCCGAAGCCAGGCGGGCCGGCCGGCCCCCTAGGCCGGGGCCCCCTCGGGGGTCAGGGCGAGCGGAGGGGCGTCGTCCATTTCGAAGGCCATCGGGAACGGCGCCTTCCCCGCAAGGCGGAAGTAGCGCACCAGCCGGTGCTCGCGCACCGCGCGGGCGGCCCGGACGGCGTCGTTGTGGAACCGCCTGGCCATCGGAACGCGGCGGACGGCGGCCGTCAGATCCTTCACAGCTTCTTCACCACCGGGGGCCGCGACCAACACCGCGAGCTGCTCCGGCTCGGCGAACACCGCGCGCAGCGCCAGGCTCAACTCGCTCTCCGCCACCTCGCGGTGCTCGTCCTCGGACTGCCGGGCCGAGTGCGAGGCCTGGTAGAGCAGCAGCGAGGCCGCCGGGTCCAGCAGACCGGAGGTGGCCAGCTCCAGCGTCACCGAGGCCCGCCGCACCAGCTGGGCGTCCAGCGCGGCGCGGGCCGCGTCGATCCGGGCGTGCAGCCGGTCGAGGCGCCCCGCCGTCCAACTCAGGTACATCCCGCACAACACCACGGCCACGGCCGCCCAGATCCAGGTAGTCACGGGGCGCAACGCTACCGGGTGCCCGCCGGTCAGCCGTCGAGCGTGGTGCCCCGGTAGCTGTCACTGTCGATGTCCACCACGTTCACCGCGGTGTGCAGACGCCGGCCCGGCGCCGTCGGCAGGTGCTCGGCCAGCAGCGCCAGCACCGCCTCGCTGAGCCCCGCCTTCGCCTCCGGGCTGCGGCCGGGGAAGATCGGGAAGTCGACCAGGACGAGGTCCTGTCCCTCGGCCCGCTCGCCCACCACGACGGTCTCGTCGACCCGGCGGAAGCGCGTCCTGCATGCGTCCGGGGCCGCGGCGAGGTACTTCACCGCGAGCTGGTTCAGGGCCAGGCCGAGGGCCTGTCGGTCGAAGGTGTCCGCCAGGTTCGCGGAGTAGTCGACGGAGATCTGCGGCATCTGGGCCTCCGGGCTCGGACGGGCGTCGGTGACGGCGCCCGCCGTCCTGACGGGCCCCCGGGACACCCTAACCACCCCGCGGGCCGGGACGGCCCGGGCCCGGACCGCCGGCGGCCGGGCGGGCCCCGCCGACCGTCGCAACGGCCGGCCCCGGGCCGGCGCTCAGTCCCGGGCCAGGCCCAGCCGGCCGCGCCAGCCCGTCCGCTCGTCCTCCACCCGCACCACCGCGGGCGTACCGTCGGTGACCGTCTCGTACACCGCCAGGATGTCCGCGCCCACCGTCGACCAGTCGAAGCGCCGGACGTGCCGCGAGGCCGCCTTGCGCAGCTCCTCCAGCCTGCCCGGGTCGCCCAGCAGCCGCAGCGCCGCGGCGGCCAGCGCGTCGGCGTCCTCGACCGGGAACAGCTCCCCCGCGTCGCCGCCGTCCAGCACCTGCTTGAAGGCGTCCAGATCGCTCGCCAGCACCGGCGCGCCCGCCGACATCGCCTCGACCAGGATGATCCCGAAGCTCTCGCCGCCGGTGTTCGGCGCCACGTACAGGTCGACGCTGCGCAGCAGCCGGGCCTTCTCCCGGTCGCTGACCATGCCGAGGAACTCCACCTGGGCGCGGACCTCGGGGGCGAGGCCGGCCACGGCCTCCTCCTCGTCGCCCTTGCCGGCCACCAGCAGCCGCACGCCGGGGCGCTGCTCGAGGATCTTCGGCAGGGCCGCCAGCAGGGTCGGCAGGCCCTTGCGCGGCTCGTTGATCCGGCCGATGAAGCCGATCGTGCCCGGCTCGCCGTCCGCGGCGCCGCCGGTCCAGCGGGCGTCCGGCTCGGCCTCGGCGAAGAAGCCGACGTCGACGCCGTTGGGGATGACCACCGCGTCGCCGCCCAGGTGCTCGACCAGGGTGCGCCGGGCGTACTCGCTGACGGCGATCCGGGCCCGCATCTTCTCCAGCCCGGGCTGGAGGATCGGCGAGGCCGCGATCATCGCCCGCGACCGCGGGTTGGAGGTGTGGAAGGTCCCCACCATCGGGCCGGTGGCCGACCAGGCGGCCAGCATCGACAGGCTCGGCGAGGCCGGCTCGTGCACGTGCAGGATGTCGAAGCGCCCGTCGTTCAGCCAGCGCCGCACCCGGGCCGCCGACAGGATGCCGAAGCTGAGCCGGGCCACCGAGCCGTTGTACGGCACGGCCACGGCACGCCCCGCCGAGACCACGTACGGCGGCAGCGCCTCGTCGTCCTCGGCCGGTGCCAGCACGGACACCTGGTGGCCCAGCGCGATCAGGTGCTCGGCGAGGTCCCGGATGTGGAACTGCACGCCACCGGGGACGTCCCAGTCGTACGGGCAGACGATGCCGATCTTCACCAGGTTCCTCTCACGCTGCTTCAGGGGCCGGCCGGCTCGGCGGCCGGCTCGGTACCGGGGGCGGGCACCGGCGCGGCCGGCTCCGCGGCGGACGGCTCGGCGGCGGACGGCTCGCGGACCGGCAGGTCCGCCAGCCACAGCCGCTGCAGCATGTGCCAGTCCTCGGGGTGCTCGCGGATGCCGTCGGCCCACACGTCGGCCATCGACTGGACCATCGCCGCGGTCCGCGCCTTCGGGTCGTCGCCGGCGGGCGGCAGCACCTCGGGGTGGATCCGGCCCCGCATCACCGGGCCGTCGTACCAGAGTGTCACCGGCAGCAGCGCGGCCCCCGTGCGCAGGCACAGCGCGGCCGGGCCGGCCGGCATCCGGGTGGCCTCCCCGAAGAAGGACACCTCCACGCCGGCCGCCGAGAGGTCCCGGTCACCGACCAGGCAGACCAGCTTGCCGGCCCGCAGCCGCCGGGCCAGCGTGCCGACCACCGAGACGTCGCTGCCGGTCAGCGGCAGCACCTCCATGCCGAGGCTCTCCCGGTACGCGACGAAGCGCTCGAACAGCCGCTCCGGCTCCAGCCGCTCGGCGACCGTGGTGAACGGGTACCCGACGTGCGAGGCCACCCAGGCGCCGGCCAGGTCCCAGTTCCCCATGTGCGGCAGCGCTATCACCGAACCGCGCCCGGACTCCATCGCGCCGGTGAGGTGCTCCAGCCCCTCGATCGCGAGGCCCCGGGCGATCCGCTCCCGGCTCCAGACCGGCAGCCGGAACGACTCCATCCAGTACCGCAGGTAGGAGCGCATGCCGGCCCGGGACAGTTCCCGCAGCCGGGCCTCGTCCGCGTCCGGGCGCACCCGCAGCAGGTTCGCCTCCAGCTGGAGCACCCGCTTGCCCCGCTTGCGCCAGGCCGCGTCGGCGATCTGGTCGAACAGCCCCTGGGCCGCCCGCTCGGGCAGATGCTTCAGTGCCGCCCAGCCCAGCGCGTACGCCGAGTAGACCAACCGGTCCTTCACGCCGTCCCCCGACTCCCCGCCTCCAGGCGGTCCGCCTCGAACGCCTCCCGGCGCACGGTCAGCATCCGCTGGAACACCGTCACCAGGCTCCCCGCGGCCACCACCCAGAGCGCGAACGGCAGCAGCCACTCGACGTACGGCACCCCGAAGGTGTGCAGGCCCGCGACCCCGGCCGCGACCAGGCTGATCACCAGCCGCTCGGCCCGCTCCACCAGCCCCGACACGTCGCAGGGCAGGCCCTGGCTCTCCGCCCGGGCCTTGGTGTACGAGACCACCAGGCCGCTCGCCAGGCAGAAGATCGCCACCGTGCAGAGCAGGTTGTTGTCGCCCTTGCCCGCGTACCACATGGCCAGTCCGCCGAAGATCGCCGCGTCCGCGACCCGGTCCAGCGTCGAGTCCAGGAACGCGCCCCACTTGCTGGTACGGCCCAGCTGGCGCGCCATGTTCCCGTCGACCAGGTCGGAGAAGATGAACAGGGTGATCGTGATGGTGCCCCAGAAGAACTCCCCGCGTGGGAAGAACACCAGCGCACCGGCGACCGAACCGGCCGTCCCGATCAGCGTCACGGCGTCCGGGCTCACGCCCAGGCGGATCAGAAAGGCGGCGAAGGGGGTCAGGACACGTGTGAAGAAGGCACGCGCGTATTTGTTGAGCATGGCCTTCCGGACCGCTCCGATCTCACCGGTGTCCGCCGAGGGCCGCGATCCGCGGCAGGCGGCCGAGTGGATCGGCCCACCCGGCTGACCCATGGTATCCACGCCCGCCACGCACTCCCGCGCACCGCACCGGCAAGCAGGCTTTCGGCCCAACTGTCAACTACTCAAAGCGCATCCACGCGCACAGCGGGTGATCGTCGGGCGCCACCGCACGCCGGGGCCGGGGTGGTCGACCTAGACTTGGAGCCGTCCGTCGCCACGGGAGGAGAAACCCCGATGCCCGACCGCGCCACGGTACGAACAGGGCAGGCCCCGCCTGTGGAACACCCCCGGCAGCTGCGCAACGTGGTCCTGATCGGCTGCAGCGGCGCCGGCAAGACCACCCTCGCGGAGTCCCTCGCCCTCGCCGCCGGTGCCGTCACCCGGGCCGGCCGGGTCCCCGACGGCAACACCGTCTCCGACCACGAGGAGATCGAGCACAAGCAGCAGCGCTCGGTGCAGCTGGCCGTGCTGCCGCTGGAGTGGCGTGGCACCAAGATCAACCTGCTGGACCCGCCCGGCCATCCCGACTTCGCCGCCGAACTGCGCGCCGCCCTGCACGCCGCCGACGGCGCCGTCTTCGTGGTCTCCGCCACCGACCCGGTCACCGCCCCCACCCGCGCCCTGTGGCGCGAGTGCGCCGCCGCCGGCATCCCCCGGGCCGTCGCCGTCGCCAAGTTCGACATCGCCCGCAGCGGCTTCGACGAGATCCTGACCGCCTGCCACGACGCCTTCGGCCTCGGCCCCGACACCCTGCGGCCGCGCTACCTCCCGCTGGACCACGGCGGCCGCCCCACCGGCTCGCTCGACCTGCTCACCGGCCGCGGCTACGGCGACGACGGACCCGCCCCCGACCCCACCCCGGAGAGCGCCGCCGCCCGCGAGAGCCTGGTCGAGGCCATCTCCGGCCAGGACGACACACTGATGGAGCGCTACCTCGCCGGCGAGGAACTGGACGCCGACGCCCTCGCCGACGGGCTGCGCCGGGAGGTGCTCGACTGCGCCCTGCACCCCGCGCTGGCCACCACCGACAACGGCCTCGGCGCCGCCGAGCTCCTCGACCTGATCGTCACCGCCTTCCCCGACCCCACCCACCGCCGCCCGCCCGCACCCGACTGCGACCCCGAAGCGCCGCTCACCGCCCAGGTGATCCGCATCACCGGCGACGCCTACGTCGGCCGGATCAGCCTGGTCCGGATGCTCGCCGGCACCCTGCGCCCCGACACCCACGTGGAGATCACCGGCCCGGACGGCCGGGAACCCACCGAGGAGCGCGTCACCACCCTCACCAGCCCGTTCGGCAAGCAGCACCACCCCGTGCCGCACGCCCTGCCCGGCGACCTGGTCTGCATCGCCAAGCTCACCTCCGCCCGGGCCGGCGACACCCTCAACGACCCCGGCCACGGCGCCCCGCTCGACCCGTGGCCGCTCGCCGAGCCGCTGCTGCCGATCGCCGTCGAGGCGCACAGCAAGGCCGACGACGACAAGCTCTCCCAGGCCCTCACCCGACTCACCGCCGAGGACCCGGCGCTGCGGCTGGAACAGAACGCCGACACCCACCAGCTGGTCCTGTGGTGCACCGGCGAGGCGCACGCCGAGGTCGTGCTCGACCGGCTCCGGGGCCGGTACGGCGTGCACGTCGACACCGTCCCGCACCGGGTGGCCCTGCGCGAGACCTTCGGCACCGCCGCCGCCGGGCACGGCCGGCTGGTCAAGCAGTCCGGCGGCC
The sequence above is a segment of the Kitasatospora sp. NBC_00240 genome. Coding sequences within it:
- the ruvA gene encoding Holliday junction branch migration protein RuvA, yielding MIAFVQGQVAALSTGSAVVEVGGVGLALQCTPTTLAALRLGGPARLATSLVVREDSLTLYGFADEDERATFELLQNASGVGPRLAQAMLGVHSPDALRLAVATGDEKALMAVPGIGKRGAQKLLLEYKDKLGAPHGSVPAQKPLAAGPAPWSEQLQAALVGLGYAPREAEDAVAAVTPEAEAQSSPDIGALLKAALRTLNRTR
- the pdxS gene encoding pyridoxal 5'-phosphate synthase lyase subunit PdxS; this translates as MSTTPITADQPQIGTARVKRGMAEQLKGGVIMDVVNAEQAKIAEDAGAVAVMALERVPADIRKDGGVARMSDPDMIDGIINAVSIPVMAKSRIGHFVEAQVLQALGVDYIDESEVLTPADEVNHSDKWAFTTPFVCGATNLGEALRRIAEGAAMIRSKGEAGTGNVVEAVRHMRQIRADIKRLTTLDETELFVAAKNLQAPYELVKEVAQLGKLPVVLFSAGGVATPADAALMMQLGAEGVFVGSGIFKSGDPAKRAAAVVKATTFFDDPKVIADVSRGLGEAMVGINCDTLPEAERYANRGW
- the pgsA gene encoding phosphatidylinositol phosphate synthase, which gives rise to MLNKYARAFFTRVLTPFAAFLIRLGVSPDAVTLIGTAGSVAGALVFFPRGEFFWGTITITLFIFSDLVDGNMARQLGRTSKWGAFLDSTLDRVADAAIFGGLAMWYAGKGDNNLLCTVAIFCLASGLVVSYTKARAESQGLPCDVSGLVERAERLVISLVAAGVAGLHTFGVPYVEWLLPFALWVVAAGSLVTVFQRMLTVRREAFEADRLEAGSRGTA
- the ruvC gene encoding crossover junction endodeoxyribonuclease RuvC, which gives rise to MRVLGVDPGLTRCGVGVVDGAPGRPLKMAGVGVVRTPADAEIGPRLLLVEQGIEAWLEEYRPDMVAVERVFAQHNVRTVMGTAQASAVAMLCATRRGIPVTLHTPSEVKAAVTGSGRADKAQVTAMVTRLLRLDAPPKPADAADALALAICHIWRGAAAGRIAAAVAKAPPARSAAAAVVRAAARPAVRQEHRP
- a CDS encoding elongation factor G-like protein EF-G2 gives rise to the protein MPDRATVRTGQAPPVEHPRQLRNVVLIGCSGAGKTTLAESLALAAGAVTRAGRVPDGNTVSDHEEIEHKQQRSVQLAVLPLEWRGTKINLLDPPGHPDFAAELRAALHAADGAVFVVSATDPVTAPTRALWRECAAAGIPRAVAVAKFDIARSGFDEILTACHDAFGLGPDTLRPRYLPLDHGGRPTGSLDLLTGRGYGDDGPAPDPTPESAAARESLVEAISGQDDTLMERYLAGEELDADALADGLRREVLDCALHPALATTDNGLGAAELLDLIVTAFPDPTHRRPPAPDCDPEAPLTAQVIRITGDAYVGRISLVRMLAGTLRPDTHVEITGPDGREPTEERVTTLTSPFGKQHHPVPHALPGDLVCIAKLTSARAGDTLNDPGHGAPLDPWPLAEPLLPIAVEAHSKADDDKLSQALTRLTAEDPALRLEQNADTHQLVLWCTGEAHAEVVLDRLRGRYGVHVDTVPHRVALRETFGTAAAGHGRLVKQSGGHGQYAICDLEVEPLPTGSGFEFQDRVVGGSVPKHFIPSVEKGVRAQLAKGVTTGHPLTDVRVTLVDGKAHSVDSSDSAFQNAAALALRDAAGHAVIRLLEPVAAVGVLLPDDYLGAVLGDLSARRGRVLGTEIGGPGLTLLRAEVPELELARYPVDLRSLTHGTAEFSRAHLRHEPMPAALAAQVTAQGEE
- a CDS encoding YebC/PmpR family DNA-binding transcriptional regulator, yielding MSGHSKWATTKHKKAVIDAKRGKLFAKMIKNIEVAARTGGSDPAGNPTLYDAIQKAKKSSVPIDNINRAVKRGDGAEAGGADYSTIMYEGYGPNGVAVLIECLTDNRNRAASDVRVAMTRNGGNMADPGSVSYMFTRKGVIIVPKADGVDEDKVFEVVLEVGAEEVNDLGDTYEVISAATDMVAVRTALVDAGIDYDSADANFVPSVQVELDADGARKIFKLIDALEDSDDVQNVFANFDISDAVGAELDAE
- a CDS encoding isomerase yields the protein MPQISVDYSANLADTFDRQALGLALNQLAVKYLAAAPDACRTRFRRVDETVVVGERAEGQDLVLVDFPIFPGRSPEAKAGLSEAVLALLAEHLPTAPGRRLHTAVNVVDIDSDSYRGTTLDG
- a CDS encoding phosphatidylinositol mannoside acyltransferase codes for the protein MKDRLVYSAYALGWAALKHLPERAAQGLFDQIADAAWRKRGKRVLQLEANLLRVRPDADEARLRELSRAGMRSYLRYWMESFRLPVWSRERIARGLAIEGLEHLTGAMESGRGSVIALPHMGNWDLAGAWVASHVGYPFTTVAERLEPERLFERFVAYRESLGMEVLPLTGSDVSVVGTLARRLRAGKLVCLVGDRDLSAAGVEVSFFGEATRMPAGPAALCLRTGAALLPVTLWYDGPVMRGRIHPEVLPPAGDDPKARTAAMVQSMADVWADGIREHPEDWHMLQRLWLADLPVREPSAAEPSAAEPAAPVPAPGTEPAAEPAGP
- the pdxT gene encoding pyridoxal 5'-phosphate synthase glutaminase subunit PdxT, encoding MSSRTPVIGVLALQGDVREHLIALAEADALARPVRRPEELAEVDALVIPGGESTTMSKLALAFGMMAPLRERVAAGMPVYGSCAGMIMLADKILDGRDDQETVGGIDMTVRRNAFGRQNESFESAVAFKGIEGQGPAGEAVHGVFIRAPWVEAVGAGVEVLAELSAADGPESRIVAVRQGNLLATSFHPELTGDHRVHEYFVRMVEAAAR
- a CDS encoding glycosyltransferase family 4 protein, with the translated sequence MKIGIVCPYDWDVPGGVQFHIRDLAEHLIALGHQVSVLAPAEDDEALPPYVVSAGRAVAVPYNGSVARLSFGILSAARVRRWLNDGRFDILHVHEPASPSLSMLAAWSATGPMVGTFHTSNPRSRAMIAASPILQPGLEKMRARIAVSEYARRTLVEHLGGDAVVIPNGVDVGFFAEAEPDARWTGGAADGEPGTIGFIGRINEPRKGLPTLLAALPKILEQRPGVRLLVAGKGDEEEAVAGLAPEVRAQVEFLGMVSDREKARLLRSVDLYVAPNTGGESFGIILVEAMSAGAPVLASDLDAFKQVLDGGDAGELFPVEDADALAAAALRLLGDPGRLEELRKAASRHVRRFDWSTVGADILAVYETVTDGTPAVVRVEDERTGWRGRLGLARD